AGGAGATGTTTTTTTATCCTCAATTAAATCAGGCGGAGTTTTGCAGGTTTTTAATGATTCTGTTCTGTACCAGATTAAAAACAGTTCAGGAATTTCTAAGAATTTTTCAGCAGTCAGATTCTCATATACTCCTATAAGCAATTTCTGGCACAATCAGGGTTATTCCTGGCAGTTTGGTTATGTAAATCTTACAACTGAGTATGGAGAACAAACCCCTCTTTTATACAGTGATATGAACTCTGTTAAACTTAAACTAAATACTTCTTCAAATAGTTCCGGACTTTTTTCATCTCTGTTTGATATAAACTGCATGTATGAGCCTGTTTTTGAAAAGGATGCCTATGGGAATTTCACAGGTACAAATTATTTAAACTGCACTGAGATTTCTATGACTCTTACAGGATTTAAAACCGGAGAGAAAAATTATGCAAGTGGAAACGGGCTTTCAGCACTTAGTCTTGAAACACAGATAAATAATTATGATTTCACAGAAGAAAAGATCAATTTCACGGTTTTTGAAGAAACGCCTCTAAATATCAATGAAACTCTCTGGAAAGATATGAATAAAAAGCTCGCTTTGATTGAAAAGAGGAAATTTAATAATGTTCATGTTTTGTGCTATCAGGAAGATATTGATTCACACATTGGAAATTCGCTTGGAATATCATTTATTGACCCGCTAAAAGTAAAGATTAGAGAGATTAATCTGATAATTTCAGCACAATAAAAAAAAACTTTCATTTTAGAGGGGGATTTTTAAAATCCTCTGAATATTACTTTTCAATTTAAAAAAGAAATTAAAGACTCTTAAAAAAATCAAAAGTCTCTAAAAGTCCGTCTTTTAAACTAACCTTGGGTTTCCACCCGCATGCATCTGAGAATTTTGAATAATCTGCATATGAATAACGAACGTCTCCCGGGCGGGGTTTTGAATATATGGGTCTTACTTTTACTCCGGAAATTTCTCCCATTATTTCCAAAAGCTCTTTTAATGATGTCCCTTTATTGCATGAAACATTAAAAACACCTTTTGCATTCGATTCCATCGCTTTAAGATTTGCACTGACAATATCCTTAATATATACAAAATCACGGGTCTGATTTCCGTCTCCAAATACAACAGGCTGTTGCCCCTTTATTATTGCATTAATAAAGGCTGGAATTGCCGCGGCATATGATGATCCTAAAAGCTGGCGCGGCCCGAATACATTGAAATACCTAAGTGCGGCAAAGTCGATTGAATAAAGATCGGAATACACATTTCCGTAGTATTCGGATGATAGTTTTTGGACAGCGTAAGGAGACATGGGCTCGGCAGGCATATCCTCTGTTTTTGGCATTTCAGTATTGTTTCCATATATTGCCGCAGATGATGCCATAACTATTTTTTTAACATCAGATTTTCTGGCCGCTTCCAGGATATTTAATGTTCCTGTCAGATTTGCTTCATGTGAAACAGAAGGGTTTTCTACAGAGAATGGAACAGACGCAATTGCGGCTTCATGAAAAATAAAGTCAACATCTCTGCAGACCTCAGGCAAAACATCTTTGTCTGTTATACTTTTCTGAATCAGGTTTATTTTATCGATATTTTCTGAAAGATTCTTCACATTTCCGGCTGATAAATCGTCTAATACGGTGACACTGTGTCCTTTTTCAACAAGTGCATCAACAATGTGAGAGCCTATAAAACCGGCGCCACCGGTTACAAGATAATGCATTCAAAATGAGTTTTGTTCAAAAATAAATAGAGCTTGCGATTGTAATTCAGAATTATCAGTTCATAATATCTGGAATTATTAGTTCTTAAAATTCTGAGTAATAGTTTGGTTCTTCTCCATTTTTCTGAAAGTTAGGATTATCCAAAAAGAAAAACAACTTAGAGAATAACTTCTAAATGTGATGATATGTCCAATAAACATTACAAATAAAGGGAATGCATCTCTACATTCACATCTATGTTTTCATTTGTGGGCTTTAAGATTATTGATCTGGAAGAGTCAAAAGAAATACTTACTGTCACTCTGGATGCAACAGAATTACCAAGATGTCCCAAGTGCGGTTGAATTATGTAATCGATATGATGATGTCTATATCAGATCTGTCAATGATTTTCCTGTTCCCATTTTTTCCTGTCGTATTCAGTTCCCAGTATGCCAAATTCGATGCAAATGTGGATGCCTGGGTGGCCAATATATTGACTTTGTCAATCCTTATTCATACTGTACCAAACGATTTGAAGCATATATTGCAACTTTATGTTCCAAAATGACAATTTCATCAGTTTCTCAGGTTACTGGCCTTGACTAAAAGACAATCAAAGCTAATCGATTATTAGCAAGGGAGGGGACAGGCCCCTCCCTTAAAACCCACCCCGCTTACGATAGGTCACCGGAAGGGGGCAACAAGCCCCTCCGGCTCCTGGGGATGTTTTTTACATAGCGACAAATCAATTCCAAATTAGGGTGATAAGAAATATGGCGAAGAGTCAATAGTTTTTTTGAATAATAGTTTTTATTAGCTATTTTTAAAAGTTCATGAAATTTTATTATCTGCTTTCTATAGCAAAATAAACACAAATTCCAATAATTATCAAAATCAGACAAAAAATCTCTTCAACAGATGAAATCTCTGCAAGAATCATACTGAAAAAATAATCATCATATCTGTTTTTAGTTACATATGGTCCTAAAAGAGGCCAAAACCAGTTTTGAGGATTTGACCACATATTATCTCCTGCCTGATGAACTAAAATTCCGGATGCAAAGGAGAATAAAGTCGGATTTTTAAATTTAAGATAAATAACTGTTCCACAAATCAGAAGAATAATCATAATCCAAAAGCCATGAAAAAAAATTCTTCCTGAACCTATTGTTTCTGAAAAAACAATATGTCCAAGAGGCTTGTCTATTAAATCCGGAATAATGCTTCCAAAAGCTGTTATCAAAATGACGCGTCTGTCTTTAAAGATTAAAAAAAGAATAAATCCTGCGACAAATCCTGATAAAAGGTGGCAGAAAAAAAGCATAAAATTAGTGGGTTACTGGTAGAACAACCCCGTTTAAATAAGGTTTTTCATAGGTTACAGAATAACCGTCCGGAAATATAATTACGGTTTTGTGAGGAACAACCATAGAAGCGTCAGGCGAGAAATTTTTAAGAACCGGGTTATCCTTTAAAAAATTGTCCATATAATTTCCAATCTCATTATACGGCAGTTTTGGCGTTTTATAAGATGTTTTGTTCTCTGTTTTATCAACTTTCGCAAAAGACGGAATTGTAACTGACACTTCTTTGTCATTCATGTAATTAACAGTAACATCTCTGCCAAGCTTTTGTTCAATTGCATCTTTTAGCAGATTTTCCTTTCCCGGAGTAAATTTAAAAGCAATATATTCTCCAAGATTTAACTGATATGAACCAACAATAATTGCACTTCCATCAGTATTGATTGTAATTTCAGCCCCCTCTGTATTATATGCCAGTGCAGAGGGAATAAGTAAAAGAAGGATTACTCCTGCGGCTAAAAAACCCATACATTTTCCCATACAAATCACTCTGGCAGGTATTATGTAAAAACTTGTATATCAAAGTGTAGGATAGTCAAAAATCAATTCAGATTATTTTCAATTTACATACACAATTTAAATTATATCAATGCAGTTGAAATCATTTCAGCCAGTTTTATATTGAATTCAGATACTTTTTAATTTATTAACCCAATTCAACTTATATCAGTTCACTTCAAAATGTCATCAGGGAGTGGCAAAAAAACCCTGATTTTAACCAAACTTAATTTATTAAGACAGAATATATTAAAAGAGGCAATGAAATCCGGGAAAAAAAACCTGATAATTATCTCAATGACGTTATGGTTAGTCATTCTGATAATTTTCACAGTTCTTTCGTCAATAATAAATCTGGAGATATTATTTGTTTTATGGTTAATCGGGCTTTTGGTAATCCTTGAATTATCCGATTCTGTATATCTTCAGCCGCATTATATCAGATATATCAAATCTGTAGCCGCTGTTGGCGTAATTGTGTTCTTCATAATTGTTGCTCTAAAGGTAATGGAGATAATCGGGAAATGAAAAAAATAATAATGCTTTTTTTATTGATTGCAGTATCTGCATTATTTCTTTTGATTTTTGCTCCATATACACAAAACACCGAGCTTTTCTCTCCAAAAGACATTCCCGGAACAGACAGCAACCTGAATCCTGATGCATTAAAACAAATTTCAAGGGAAAAGTCTGAAGAGACCTTATCAGTGATGCAGGATTTTATTTCACTTTCAGAAACAATTATACTAAATATCAGATATGAGAGAGTAGAGGATGCTTATGATGATATTGAAGAGTATAAAAATTATCTCTCAAAATACGACAATCTTGTAATCAACCTTGATATGACAAAATCAGAGATTGAGGAATTCAGAAGAAACAACAAAGAGCATCTGAAAAATCTTGAAACACTTGCAAAACAAAATGAAGAGCTATTAAAACTGGAAATGCTTCAAATCCGGTATCAAAACTCAGATGATATGAATAGTTACTATTCGGTTACATATAATATAACACAGCTTAGAGAAGAGATTTCAGGAACTAAAAAAGATCTGGCAGAAACTACCGAAAAAACAATTGAATCCGGAGAAAAATACAGTCTTCAGACAGAATCCCTCAATACTTCAAAAAAAGAGATAGAATTCATCGGAGTTTTAAAAAGAGAAGATGATATTTTAGCAAAACCTGAAGGTGGTGGAAAATCCTCTTTAAACACCACCCATCCAAAAGATTCTGAAATGACAGGTGGTGGGTCTGACTATGAAATAACTTCGAACCCGACAGAAAAAACCCCGACACTTCAGGATACTTTGGAAAGTACTATCAAACCAAAAACACCTCATGCAACAACTAAAATCTCCGGTCAGGAATCGGGGAAAGATGATGTTTTCCTGGATTATTATCCTTTTAAACACTTAAATTTATTAATTAAGAATTTTTTGAGTATTTTTTCATCCGATAAAAAAACCGAAGATAGTTCTGATTCATTTTTGCTTTTGGCAACAGTATTGATTGTTGTTTTAAGCTTTTTTGGCTTTGTTAAGATACGGAGAAATAAGAGCAAAAAGAAATACAAAAAGAGACTGACCAAAGATAAACCCGATAAAGGCGAAATAGGAAAAAAAGCAGGAAAAAAAGATAAAAAAGCGAAAAATCAAAATCTGACAAATATTCAGGATGAGTATCAAAGGCTTATCTCTTCTTCAATGGAGGATAAAGCCTTCAGGCTTCTTGCAGATAGTTTGTTTGGCACTGTCGCACATTCACAAAAAATAAAATACAAAAAATCTCTTACAAATAATGATTTTTTAAAGCTACTCCCTGAGAAGGAAAAGACAAGGCTTCTTTCGTTTGTTATGCTTTATGAAAAGGTAGTATATTCGGACAATAAAACATCTGAGGACAAAGAGAATCTTTATTTGTTATTTTCTACACTTTATGAAATTTATGAGGGCGGGATATGAAACCGGCTGTTATAATTTCTATTCTTCTTATATTGTTGTCTTTATTTGCAGTAGATATTCATTTTTCCTCTTCTTATGATGAATACAGCAGTTATAATTCAAACTGGAACGGCACATCGCTTTTTGTTTCTGATGCATTGGCAAATGGTGCGGTTTTAGTTGAGGATTATGAAGTATTATCATCTGCTAAAAATTCAACATTAATAATAATAGAGCCTGAAGATAATTTTTCTCCGGATGAATTAAGAATTCTTCGTGAATTTAAAAATAACGGGAATATAGTATTTATATCTGAAAAATCCGGACTATCAAAAAATCTTTTTAAAGTTCTTGGAACAGACATTTCAGTCCTTAAAATAGATTTAATGTCTGTAGACAGGGAATTTGACAATCCCGGATTTATAATTGCGTATGTAAATAAAAATGATACTTTAACAACAGGAGTAAAAAGCATTGTCTTAAACCGGCCTTCTTCTGCACAAGGAGGAGATGTTTTAATTTCCACATCAATACTAAGCTGGATTGATGAGAATAAAAATAAAAGGGCGGATTTTGATGAACCTTTTGGAAAAAGAGGAGTGTTTGTAAAGTCCGAAAATACTTATCTTCTCTCTGACTCAGGTATATTTTTGAATTCGTTATATAAAGATGAAAAATTAAAAGATAATAAAAGGTTTATATCAAATCTGCTCAAATCCTCAGATAAGATATATCTGGAGAACAGTCATTCAAAAATTGCATTGGAAGATGGTATCTTAAAATATCTAAACATAATGCGCAAAAATGATTTTATCAAAACGGGGGCGGCAACAACTATAATATTTTTATTGGTGCTGTTCGTCTTCAGGGGGAAAAATGACCAACAGTGAGTTTGAAACTGAAATTCAGTCAATATGCAAAAAATTTGCAGAGATAAAAGATACATGTTCTGAGTTTATTGTCGGCAATGAGCATTTAACAGAGGCAGTATTCATCGGAGTGATAAGTGACGGGAATGTTTTGATTGAAGGTATGCCCGGCACTGCAAAAACTTCGGTAATCAAAATAATATCACATCTTCTTGGATGTAAAACAAAAAGAGTTCAGTGCACTGTTGACATGCAGCCGGCTGATATTCTTGGTGTCAGAATCTGGAATACTGATATCCGTGAATTTGAGCTAAAAGAAGGACCTATATTTACAAATATTTTATTAATCGATGAGATAAACCGCCTTCCGCCCAGAAGTCAGAGCGCTTTTATAGAAGCTCTAAGTGAAAAACAGGCAACAATAGATGGTATCACAACTCCGCTGAAAAATCCTTTCTTTGCAATTGCAACACAAAACCCGATAGAACAGGAAGGAGTATTCCCGCTTATTGAAGCGCAAAAGGACAGATTCATGCTGTGTGTGAAATCCGGGTTTTTAAAGGATGATGATGAGTTAAAAGTAATAAAAAGAGAACAGGAAGGAAATCTGGACATAATACGTTTTCTTAAAAAAAAGCCTCCTGCATTATCCCCTTCTGAGATAATAAAAATTCAGGATATTGTCAAAAATCTGAAAGTCTCGGATTCGGTTATGAACTATATCAGAAATATTGTTGTTGCAACAAGAGAGCACGGGGATGTGAAACTTGGAATAAGTACAAGAGGGAGCATTGCGCTTCTAAGAGGTGCAAAGTCTTACGCATGTTTAAAGGGCAGGGATTATGTAATTCCTGATGATGTGAAAAACATTGCAAGACTTGTATTTCCACACAGGCTTATTTTGAATTACGAGGCTGAGATAAGTGCAGTAACGCCTGAAAACATAATAGAACAAATTCTTGACACCATCGAGGTGCCGTAGAAAAATGCCTGACAAAAAGGATTTTTTTGCTTTGGTTATAGTTTTCCTTATTTTTTGTGGAATTTTTTTCCGGGACAAAAAAATTATTTTTGCAGGTTTCTCTCTCTTATTCATACTCCTTTTTGATTATCATGAGCTGAATAAAAAGATAGATTTTGCAGTTTTAAA
The genomic region above belongs to Methanomicrobium antiquum and contains:
- a CDS encoding AAA family ATPase, with translation MTNSEFETEIQSICKKFAEIKDTCSEFIVGNEHLTEAVFIGVISDGNVLIEGMPGTAKTSVIKIISHLLGCKTKRVQCTVDMQPADILGVRIWNTDIREFELKEGPIFTNILLIDEINRLPPRSQSAFIEALSEKQATIDGITTPLKNPFFAIATQNPIEQEGVFPLIEAQKDRFMLCVKSGFLKDDDELKVIKREQEGNLDIIRFLKKKPPALSPSEIIKIQDIVKNLKVSDSVMNYIRNIVVATREHGDVKLGISTRGSIALLRGAKSYACLKGRDYVIPDDVKNIARLVFPHRLILNYEAEISAVTPENIIEQILDTIEVP
- a CDS encoding SDR family oxidoreductase gives rise to the protein MHYLVTGGAGFIGSHIVDALVEKGHSVTVLDDLSAGNVKNLSENIDKINLIQKSITDKDVLPEVCRDVDFIFHEAAIASVPFSVENPSVSHEANLTGTLNILEAARKSDVKKIVMASSAAIYGNNTEMPKTEDMPAEPMSPYAVQKLSSEYYGNVYSDLYSIDFAALRYFNVFGPRQLLGSSYAAAIPAFINAIIKGQQPVVFGDGNQTRDFVYIKDIVSANLKAMESNAKGVFNVSCNKGTSLKELLEIMGEISGVKVRPIYSKPRPGDVRYSYADYSKFSDACGWKPKVSLKDGLLETFDFFKSL
- a CDS encoding flagellin, with translation MKNDCAVAPVVAGLLILAVIVTVISVYFTTYVPSLKEEAEIEHLSNVEREFLLFSSDIENAVWQKSEGRLSRNIELGGGDVFLSSIKSGGVLQVFNDSVLYQIKNSSGISKNFSAVRFSYTPISNFWHNQGYSWQFGYVNLTTEYGEQTPLLYSDMNSVKLKLNTSSNSSGLFSSLFDINCMYEPVFEKDAYGNFTGTNYLNCTEISMTLTGFKTGEKNYASGNGLSALSLETQINNYDFTEEKINFTVFEETPLNINETLWKDMNKKLALIEKRKFNNVHVLCYQEDIDSHIGNSLGISFIDPLKVKIREINLIISAQ
- a CDS encoding DUF4350 domain-containing protein, with amino-acid sequence MKPAVIISILLILLSLFAVDIHFSSSYDEYSSYNSNWNGTSLFVSDALANGAVLVEDYEVLSSAKNSTLIIIEPEDNFSPDELRILREFKNNGNIVFISEKSGLSKNLFKVLGTDISVLKIDLMSVDREFDNPGFIIAYVNKNDTLTTGVKSIVLNRPSSAQGGDVLISTSILSWIDENKNKRADFDEPFGKRGVFVKSENTYLLSDSGIFLNSLYKDEKLKDNKRFISNLLKSSDKIYLENSHSKIALEDGILKYLNIMRKNDFIKTGAATTIIFLLVLFVFRGKNDQQ
- a CDS encoding transposase family protein, which gives rise to MQQNYQDVPSAVELCNRYDDVYIRSVNDFPVPIFSCRIQFPVCQIRCKCGCLGGQYIDFVNPYSYCTKRFEAYIATLCSKMTISSVSQVTGLD
- a CDS encoding metal-dependent hydrolase; this translates as MLFFCHLLSGFVAGFILFLIFKDRRVILITAFGSIIPDLIDKPLGHIVFSETIGSGRIFFHGFWIMIILLICGTVIYLKFKNPTLFSFASGILVHQAGDNMWSNPQNWFWPLLGPYVTKNRYDDYFFSMILAEISSVEEIFCLILIIIGICVYFAIESR